The following nucleotide sequence is from Natronosalvus caseinilyticus.
AACGTGACCACGCCCGAGGACGAGACCGTCGAGGTGGGCGACGAGTTCCTCCTCGAGACCGATGACGTGCTCGCGACCGTTCGGGTCACGAGCGTTGAGCTCGAGGGAGACAAACGCGTCGAGTCGGCCCCGGCCGACGAGGCCGCGACCGTCTGGACCCGCGAGGTCGACAACGTCTCGGTCAACGTCACGATCCACCCCCAGGACGGCCGGCGAGAGGACAGTCGGAGTCTCACCGTCTACGTCCCCGGTGATTACGAGTTCACCGTCGGGGAGACCGACTCCTTCGGCGACGACGAGTTCGAGATCGACGCGTTCGTCGTCCGCGGCGACGCCGAGGGCTATCATCGAGATCGCTTCGAGGAGGCTGGCGACATGGCCTTCGCGAAGGACGTCAAGCGGGTCTACGCCTACGACGAGACGAGCACGGCCTGGTCGGCCTGGTAACGAGTTTCCGCTCCTGCGCACGCTCCGATTACGCTCACGCTCCGATAACGACTCCGACTCAGATCGAGAACGAGACCATGACCGATGATGCCACCCGAGACCGACGCGACGAACGCGAACGACTCGCCGAGACTGTCGCCGCCCGAAACGAAATCGACGACCGCGTCCAGTCGGCGCTCGAGGCCGTCCCCCGCCACGCCTTCGTCCCCGACGACCGGCAGGCCAACGCCTACGTCGATCGCCCGCTACCCATCGGCAACGGACAGACGATCAGCGCCCCGCACATGGTCGCCGTCATGGCCGACGAACTCTCTCTGGAACCGGGCGACGCCGTCCTCGAGATCGGTACGGGGTGTGGCTACCACGCCGCGGTCACCGCCGAACTGGTCGGCGCTGACAACGTCTACAGCGTCGAGTACGACCCCGAACTCGCCGACGCTGCGCGAAGTCGCCTCGCCGACCTCGACTACGAGGCCGTCGACGTCCGGACCGGCGACGGGCGCGACGGGTGGCCCGAACACGCCCCCTACGACGCGGCCTACCTGACCTGCGCGGCTTCCGCGTTCCCCGACCCGGTCGTCGAGCAGGTCCGTCCGGGCGGTCGACTCCTCGCGCCGCTCGAGGGCGGACTGGGCTCCCAGACGCTGACGTTTGCCCGAAAACGGGAGGACGGGTCGCTCGAGCGCGAGGAACGCGGGACGGTGCGATTCGTTCCGATGCGTGGCTGAGAGAGGCGCCGACCGGCGCAGCGAACGAGTACGCGTCCTTTTTCGACCCGGCGCACCATCGGCGACCAGAGACGACTATGTCACAGCCACCTGCGACGCCATCGCTCGAACTATTATTGCTCCTTCGCGCCGCCCGCGAGACCGGCGCGCTCGAGGCGCTAATGACCACTGCGGGCACGCCGACCGACCTGGCGAGCGAAACCGACCTGACCGAACGCGCAGCCGAGACGCTCGTCGACGTCCTTGAGGCCGAGGGATTCCTCGCGGACGTCAACGGCGCGTACGAACCCACGAATCGCTCGCTCGGTTTCCTCGCGAAGACGGACGTCCGGTCCATCGGGTCGCTTCCCGCGACGCTGGATCGACTGGACCGGGGCCTCGAGGCCGACTGGCTCCTGACCGACGACCGGCCCACCGAGACGGACGCCGAGCGGCGGAATCGCCTCGGCAGGGCAGCGGCCGCAGACGAGACGAATATCCGCGCGCTCGTCACCGCGGCGATTCGCATTGCTCCCGAGGCCCGACGCGTCCTCGAGGTCGGCGGTGCGCCGGGACGACGTGCCGTCGAGTTCGCCCGTCGCGGGACGGACGTCACGCTGTACGACGAGGCGGAAGCCATCGCCGACTCGCGGGCTATCCTCGCCCACGAACCGGTGGCCGTGCTCGAGGGAAGCGTCCCCGGTGGGTTGTCGGAGACGCTCGAAGGAGCCACCACGGACCGGTTCGACCTGCTCGTCGCCGTCGATCAGCTGTCGCGACTCGATCCAGCGGCGAACGAAACCCTCGTCGACGCCGCAGTGGACGGCCTCGCCCCCGGCGGCTGGCTCGTCGTCGCGGAACGACTAGAGGGGTCGGCAGCGACGCGGGCCGCCGTGGAAACGCTGCTCGAGACGCCGGCGGGGCGCGTCTACCCGACCGATCGGTATCGCGAGTGGTTCGAGCGAGCGGGCCTCGAGCGGTGGACCGTCGAGTCGGTACCCGGAACGGCGTACGCGGTGCTCGCCGGCCGGCGCTCGGTCGCCTGACGTGACACCGAATTGCTCACAGCAAGCGAGTCGTTGATTACCGTCGCGGCGATACCGTCTCTATGGACCCGGCGGTACTGCGTGAGGACATGGTCGACGGTCTCGTCCACGAGTCGAAAGGCGTTCTCGCGGACGAATCGCTCGCCGTCGCCATGCGCGACGTCCCGCGCCACGAGTTCGTCGAGGACGAGTCGGCGGCCTACGCCGACCGAGCCCACGAGTGTCGTGGAACGCGCGTGCTGGCCCCCAGCACGGTCGCGCGATTACTCGAGGCGCTCGCCCCCCGACGCGACGACTCCGTCCTCGTCGTCGGGGTCGGCGTCGGCTACACCGCCGCCGTTCTCGCGGAACTCGTCGGCGAGACCAACGTCCACGCCGTCGACATCGCCCGCCC
It contains:
- a CDS encoding methyltransferase domain-containing protein, translated to MSQPPATPSLELLLLLRAARETGALEALMTTAGTPTDLASETDLTERAAETLVDVLEAEGFLADVNGAYEPTNRSLGFLAKTDVRSIGSLPATLDRLDRGLEADWLLTDDRPTETDAERRNRLGRAAAADETNIRALVTAAIRIAPEARRVLEVGGAPGRRAVEFARRGTDVTLYDEAEAIADSRAILAHEPVAVLEGSVPGGLSETLEGATTDRFDLLVAVDQLSRLDPAANETLVDAAVDGLAPGGWLVVAERLEGSAATRAAVETLLETPAGRVYPTDRYREWFERAGLERWTVESVPGTAYAVLAGRRSVA
- a CDS encoding protein-L-isoaspartate(D-aspartate) O-methyltransferase is translated as MTDDATRDRRDERERLAETVAARNEIDDRVQSALEAVPRHAFVPDDRQANAYVDRPLPIGNGQTISAPHMVAVMADELSLEPGDAVLEIGTGCGYHAAVTAELVGADNVYSVEYDPELADAARSRLADLDYEAVDVRTGDGRDGWPEHAPYDAAYLTCAASAFPDPVVEQVRPGGRLLAPLEGGLGSQTLTFARKREDGSLEREERGTVRFVPMRG
- a CDS encoding HVO_0476 family zinc finger protein; translated protein: MSDTHAQDQDRIPTPCPSCSPDLETVHEVLSPGGGSLTVRCGECGHVHKIQPEPDREVTLDVVVSQDGESFTANVTTPEDETVEVGDEFLLETDDVLATVRVTSVELEGDKRVESAPADEAATVWTREVDNVSVNVTIHPQDGRREDSRSLTVYVPGDYEFTVGETDSFGDDEFEIDAFVVRGDAEGYHRDRFEEAGDMAFAKDVKRVYAYDETSTAWSAW